DNA from Pirellulales bacterium:
CCAGTCGGATGTCTTTGCGAGAGTCGAATTATGGAACACTGGTCTGACGAAGTCGATCAATCGGCACTCGATTGGGAGGCCCTGAAGGTCCGGTGTATGGGCAATTTAGCCTTGGTGGAACGCGTGCTAGCCAAATTCACCGGTCAACTCGATGCCGATTTGATCGAGTTGGAGCGTGCCATTCGAGCCCGCGATGCTACTGAAGCGGCTCAAGTAGCACATCGCATCAAAGGAACGGCAGGCAGCGTGTCGGCTCGCGATTTGTACGAAAATGCTTCTCGCGCCGAGCAACGAGCACTGGATATGCAACTGGCGGAGTTGCCACACGATTTGGAGCGGATGCGCCTCGACCGAACCAAATTGCGGAAAACTATTGAACGAATGAAACAACCTTCGTAGGTCCTTGCCATGCGAGTTTTAGTTGTTGACGATGATGCAGTCACTTCCGAAATCATTTTGGAAGATTTGCGGCAGTTTGGTTACGACGCTGTCGGGGCCGCCGATGGACAAGAAGCTTTTGATCTTATTCGCACCGGCCAATTTCATCTTGTCATTTCCGATTGGCAAATGCCAAAGATGAGCGGCTTGGAATTGTGCCGCGAAATTCGCAAACGCCAATGGAGCGGTTACGTTTACATCATCCTGCTAACATCGCGTAGCGGAGTGGAAAATGTGGTGTGTGGGTTGGATGCCGGGGCCGATGATTTTCTTTCCAAGCCCTTTCATCCACAAGAGCTGCGGATGCGATTGCGAACCGGCGAGCGCATTTTATCGTTGGAAAGCCGCGATTTAGTAATCTTCGCCATGGCCAAATTGGCCGAATTCCGCGACAAAGATACTGGTACTCACTTAGAACGGATGCGCGAATACAGCCGGCTCTTAGCTACTGAACTTTCGCGTTGGCCAAAGTACGCCAACGTAATTGATGGCGACTACGTGCAATTAATTTATCTCACCAGTCCATTGCACGATATTGGCAAGGTTGGCATTCCCGATGCCGTGCTTTTGAAGCCTGGTCGCCTGTCGCCGGAAGAATTCGAATTAATGAAGCAGCACAGTGTGTTGGGAGGAAATACATTGCGGGCTGTCGCCCAAGGCCGACCGCAAGCGCAATTTCTTGTCATGGCGCAAGATATCGCCATGACGCACCACGAACGGTACGATGGTCAAGGTTATCCGAATCAACTTCGGGCCGAAGAAATTCCATTGTGCGGCCGCATCGTCGCGTTAGCCGACGTCTATGATGCTTTGCGAAGTAAACGCGTTTACAAAGGAGCGTTTGGTCACGATACGGCACGGGACACAATCGTCCAGGGGTCGGGCCGTCAATTCGACCCTGACGTTGTGCAAGCATTCCTAAATTCCGAGAAGGAGTTCATTGCCGTGGCAAATCGCTTTCAGGATGATGGTCCTCTTACGTTGCGAGATAGCGTAAAGTTGACTGCACAAAACAATGCTGTAATTGCGCCGGTCGACAATCCGCTGCCGGCGGCATCGGTTGTCTCGGAAGCAACACACTCCTGAACAGTCCGCTTCCTGCCGAAATGCTCTCGAGTTACGCGAAGTTTGTCTACTCCTTTGCCGTAACCTAATTTTGCCCGCATTAGCTGGGCTGATTTTCACGTCGGTGTCAGTGCTTATTGG
Protein-coding regions in this window:
- a CDS encoding Hpt domain-containing protein; amino-acid sequence: MEHWSDEVDQSALDWEALKVRCMGNLALVERVLAKFTGQLDADLIELERAIRARDATEAAQVAHRIKGTAGSVSARDLYENASRAEQRALDMQLAELPHDLERMRLDRTKLRKTIERMKQPS
- a CDS encoding response regulator: MRVLVVDDDAVTSEIILEDLRQFGYDAVGAADGQEAFDLIRTGQFHLVISDWQMPKMSGLELCREIRKRQWSGYVYIILLTSRSGVENVVCGLDAGADDFLSKPFHPQELRMRLRTGERILSLESRDLVIFAMAKLAEFRDKDTGTHLERMREYSRLLATELSRWPKYANVIDGDYVQLIYLTSPLHDIGKVGIPDAVLLKPGRLSPEEFELMKQHSVLGGNTLRAVAQGRPQAQFLVMAQDIAMTHHERYDGQGYPNQLRAEEIPLCGRIVALADVYDALRSKRVYKGAFGHDTARDTIVQGSGRQFDPDVVQAFLNSEKEFIAVANRFQDDGPLTLRDSVKLTAQNNAVIAPVDNPLPAASVVSEATHS